From Bordetella flabilis, the proteins below share one genomic window:
- the gyrA gene encoding DNA gyrase subunit A, protein MDSFAKETLPVSLEEEMRRSYLDYAMSVIVGRALPDVRDGLKPVHRRVLFAMHELNNDWNRPYKKSARIVGDVIGKYHPHGDQAVYDSIVRMAQDFSLRYMLVDGQGNFGSIDGDNAAAMRYTEIRLAKIAHELLADIDQETVDFGPNYDGSEKEPLLLPSRLPNLLVNGSSGIAVGMATNIPPHNLQEVIDGCLYCLRNPGCGVEELIELIPAPDFPTGGIIYGLAGVREGYRTGRGRVVMRAKTHIEDMEKGNRQAIVIDAIPFQVNKKTLQERIAELVNEKKIEGISDIRDESDKDGMRLVIELKRGEVPEVVLNNLYKNTQLQDTFGMNLVALVDGQPRLLNLKQMVEYFLQHRREVVTRRTVFQLRKARERGHVLEGLAVALANIDEFIAIIKAAPTPPVARQELMARTWDSSLVREMLSRADGDTPGGIAAYRPDDLLPAYGMQSDGLYRLSDTQAQEILNMRLQRLTGLEQDKIVGEYKEVMATIADLLDILARPERITSIIGDELQAIKAEFSTGAKDVRRSEIELNATELDTEDLITPTDMVVTLSHGGYIKSQPLSEYRAQKRGGRGKQATAMKEDDWIDQLFIANTHDFLLCFSNRGRVYWLKVWEVPQGTRTSRGKPIVNMFPLIDGEKINVVLPVKEFSEDHYVFMATSRGTVKKTPLSDFSNPRKAGIIAVDLDEGDFLIGADLTDGKHDVMLFSDAGKAVRFDENDVRPMGRNARGVRGMMLEDSQGVIAMLVAGDEAQSVLTATQNGFGKRTPITEYTRHGRGTKGMIAIQTSSRNGKVVGAVLVTPSDEIMLITTGGVLVRTRVSEIREMGRATQGVTLISVDDGSHLSGVRRVVESDADLDIEADTEEGQTPADAADNGESTEPTEE, encoded by the coding sequence ATGGATTCCTTCGCCAAGGAGACGCTTCCGGTATCGCTGGAAGAAGAGATGCGTCGCAGTTACCTCGATTACGCCATGAGCGTGATCGTGGGGCGGGCCCTGCCCGATGTTCGGGATGGGCTGAAACCCGTGCACCGGCGCGTGCTGTTCGCCATGCACGAACTGAACAATGACTGGAATCGACCCTATAAGAAGTCGGCCCGTATCGTGGGCGACGTCATCGGTAAGTATCACCCGCATGGCGACCAGGCGGTTTACGACTCCATCGTCCGGATGGCTCAGGACTTCTCGCTGCGCTACATGCTGGTGGATGGGCAGGGGAACTTCGGGTCGATCGACGGCGATAACGCCGCGGCGATGCGTTACACCGAAATCAGGTTGGCCAAGATCGCCCACGAGTTGCTCGCGGACATCGACCAGGAAACGGTCGACTTCGGGCCCAACTACGACGGCAGCGAAAAAGAACCGCTGCTGCTACCCTCGCGCCTGCCCAACCTGCTGGTGAACGGCAGCTCGGGGATCGCGGTCGGCATGGCCACCAATATCCCGCCGCACAACCTCCAGGAGGTCATCGACGGGTGCCTTTATTGCCTGCGCAATCCCGGATGCGGCGTGGAGGAGTTGATCGAACTGATTCCTGCGCCGGATTTCCCCACGGGGGGGATCATCTACGGGCTGGCTGGCGTGCGGGAAGGCTATCGTACCGGCCGCGGGCGTGTGGTCATGCGCGCCAAGACGCACATCGAGGACATGGAAAAGGGGAACCGGCAGGCGATCGTGATCGACGCCATCCCCTTCCAGGTCAACAAGAAGACGCTGCAGGAGCGCATCGCCGAACTGGTCAACGAAAAGAAGATCGAGGGCATTTCCGATATCCGGGACGAATCGGATAAGGACGGGATGCGCCTGGTCATCGAGCTCAAGCGCGGCGAAGTCCCAGAGGTGGTGCTGAACAACCTCTATAAGAATACGCAGTTGCAGGACACTTTCGGGATGAACCTGGTCGCGCTGGTGGATGGCCAGCCGCGCCTGCTCAACCTGAAGCAGATGGTGGAGTACTTCCTGCAGCATCGACGGGAAGTGGTGACCCGCCGCACGGTGTTCCAACTGCGCAAGGCGCGCGAGCGGGGCCATGTGCTGGAAGGCCTGGCGGTGGCCCTGGCCAATATCGACGAATTCATCGCCATCATCAAGGCGGCGCCGACTCCGCCGGTGGCGCGCCAGGAATTGATGGCCCGGACCTGGGATTCGTCACTGGTACGCGAGATGTTGTCGCGCGCCGATGGCGACACGCCGGGCGGTATCGCGGCGTACCGGCCGGACGACCTGCTGCCGGCCTACGGCATGCAGAGCGACGGCCTGTATCGGCTGAGCGATACGCAGGCGCAGGAAATCCTGAATATGCGCCTGCAGCGCCTGACCGGTCTGGAGCAGGACAAGATCGTCGGCGAATACAAGGAGGTCATGGCGACCATCGCCGACCTGCTCGATATCCTTGCCCGGCCCGAGCGTATTACGAGCATCATCGGCGACGAGCTGCAGGCCATCAAGGCGGAGTTTTCCACCGGCGCCAAGGATGTGCGCCGCTCGGAGATCGAGCTCAACGCGACCGAGCTGGATACCGAAGACCTCATTACGCCGACCGACATGGTGGTGACGCTGTCGCATGGCGGCTATATCAAGAGCCAGCCTCTGTCGGAATATCGGGCCCAGAAACGTGGCGGTCGCGGCAAGCAGGCCACCGCGATGAAGGAAGACGACTGGATCGACCAGCTCTTCATCGCCAACACGCACGATTTCCTGCTGTGCTTCTCCAATCGCGGCCGGGTCTACTGGCTGAAGGTCTGGGAAGTCCCCCAAGGGACGCGTACATCGCGCGGCAAGCCCATCGTCAACATGTTCCCGCTGATCGACGGCGAAAAAATCAACGTCGTGCTCCCGGTCAAGGAGTTCAGCGAGGATCACTACGTGTTCATGGCGACTTCGCGCGGTACCGTGAAAAAGACGCCGCTTTCGGACTTCTCCAATCCACGCAAGGCGGGCATCATCGCCGTCGACCTGGATGAGGGCGACTTCCTCATCGGCGCCGACCTGACCGATGGCAAGCACGACGTCATGCTCTTCTCGGATGCCGGCAAGGCCGTGCGTTTCGACGAAAACGACGTGCGCCCCATGGGCCGCAACGCCCGCGGCGTCCGCGGCATGATGCTGGAGGATAGCCAGGGGGTCATCGCCATGCTGGTGGCGGGGGACGAAGCGCAGAGCGTGCTGACGGCGACGCAAAACGGCTTTGGCAAGCGTACGCCCATCACTGAATACACGCGCCACGGGCGTGGCACGAAGGGCATGATCGCAATCCAGACCAGCTCGCGCAACGGCAAGGTCGTGGGAGCGGTGCTCGTCACGCCGTCCGATGAAATCATGCTGATCACCACCGGCGGCGTGCTGGTCCGTACCCGCGTATCGGAGATCCGCGAAATGGGCCGCGCCACGCAGGGCGTCACGTTGATCAGTGTCGACGATGGCAGCCACCTCTCGGGCGTCCGCCGCGTGGTTGAAAGTGATGCCGACCTCGATATCGAGGCCGACACCGAGGAAGGCCAAACGCCGGCCGACGCGGCCGACAACGGCGAATCGACTGAGCCCACGGAGGAGTGA